One part of the Hydrogenobacter sp. T-2 genome encodes these proteins:
- a CDS encoding peroxiredoxin — translation MLKEGELAPDFCLEGIDHEGKEGKFCLKDLLSSPLILYFYPKDDTPGCTQEACDFRDNLNILKSKGFVVIGISPDSLQSHKKFKEKYGLNFILLSDPQKEVMKAYGAYGKKKMYGKETEGVIRSTFVISPEGRILKTFYNVKAKGHVESLLRELDITP, via the coding sequence ATGCTAAAAGAAGGAGAGCTTGCACCAGACTTTTGTCTTGAAGGGATAGACCATGAGGGGAAAGAGGGTAAGTTTTGTCTAAAGGACTTGCTTTCCTCTCCTCTTATACTTTATTTTTACCCCAAAGATGATACCCCTGGTTGCACGCAAGAAGCCTGCGACTTTAGGGATAATCTCAACATACTCAAGTCAAAAGGCTTTGTAGTTATAGGCATAAGTCCTGACAGTTTGCAGTCTCACAAAAAGTTCAAGGAAAAGTATGGACTTAACTTTATATTGCTTAGCGACCCTCAAAAGGAAGTTATGAAAGCCTATGGTGCCTATGGCAAGAAGAAGATGTATGGGAAAGAGACAGAGGGGGTAATTAGGAGCACCTTCGTGATATCTCCAGAGGGAAGGATACTAAAAACCTTTTACAATGTCAAGGCAAAAGGTCATGTGGAAAGCCTCCTTAGAGAACTTGACATAACCCCTTGA
- a CDS encoding phosphate-starvation-inducible PsiE family protein produces the protein MNPQEKILKLYKFFTGIVFNIAIVILLFSLFVGLGRTIMELGFVFTEETVRLSIKELVTNVLSIVILLELVRAFVDYFEHERVRIEILIEIAIAFMIREFMIYIFAGNIKGTDVIFWTLGIALLVGARTITVIYKPTK, from the coding sequence ATGAACCCGCAGGAGAAGATATTAAAGCTCTACAAGTTTTTTACTGGAATAGTCTTCAACATAGCCATAGTAATACTTCTCTTCTCGCTCTTTGTGGGCTTGGGAAGGACCATTATGGAGCTTGGTTTTGTGTTCACCGAAGAAACGGTGAGGCTTAGCATAAAGGAGTTGGTCACCAACGTGCTGTCTATAGTTATACTCCTTGAACTGGTGAGGGCTTTTGTGGACTACTTTGAGCACGAAAGGGTTAGAATTGAAATACTAATAGAAATAGCCATAGCCTTTATGATAAGAGAGTTTATGATATATATCTTCGCCGGGAATATTAAGGGGACTGATGTGATCTTTTGGACTTTAGGTATAGCCCTTCTTGTGGGTGCAAGGACCATAACGGTGATATATAAACCCACCAAGTGA
- a CDS encoding 6-phosphogluconolactonase yields MKRVNNRILFSSPQVDRLLLGFLLRLFGLFLKRERICHVALAGGKTPIELYRMLSSQKLPWDRLRFYLSDERYVPFSSELSNYRVVKEAIGNRGRLAFFKTEMPLEECAMDYSFQLPDRLHIALLGVGADGHTASLFPGVECQDVSPKVCISRSPDGLLRLSLKEEYLNESCVLVFFLKGEEKRQALEAIIKGEDIPASRLVGKLKSYIFTDITYPLK; encoded by the coding sequence ATGAAGAGGGTAAACAACAGAATTCTCTTTTCTTCTCCACAAGTGGATAGGCTTTTGCTCGGTTTTCTTTTGAGGCTCTTTGGTCTGTTTCTTAAAAGGGAAAGGATTTGCCATGTCGCTCTTGCAGGTGGGAAAACTCCAATAGAGCTTTACAGAATGCTTTCTTCTCAAAAGCTACCTTGGGATAGGCTTAGGTTTTATCTTAGTGATGAGAGGTATGTGCCTTTTTCTTCCGAGTTAAGCAACTATAGGGTGGTAAAAGAGGCGATAGGTAATAGAGGCAGGCTTGCCTTTTTTAAGACGGAGATGCCACTGGAAGAATGTGCTATGGATTATAGTTTTCAACTCCCAGATAGACTACATATAGCACTTCTTGGCGTGGGTGCGGACGGACATACTGCCTCTTTGTTCCCGGGTGTGGAGTGCCAAGATGTTAGTCCGAAGGTTTGCATAAGCAGGTCTCCTGATGGACTTCTTAGGCTGTCTCTAAAAGAAGAGTATCTCAATGAATCCTGTGTCCTTGTTTTTTTCCTAAAAGGTGAAGAAAAGAGGCAAGCTCTTGAAGCTATTATCAAAGGAGAAGATATTCCTGCCAGTAGGCTCGTGGGTAAATTAAAGAGCTACATATTCACTGACATAACCTATCCCTTGAAGTGA
- a CDS encoding FAD-binding oxidoreductase, whose protein sequence is MFGVLRKKPIDKIVEVLGKEKVNTSLVERKLYSYDATPIPIERALPSAVVFPESHEDVVKLVKVCYEEDIPIFPRGAGSGLTGGAVPTSERGVVVSFERMNSFEVNVDNATAEVQPGVITSQFQEYVEKLGLFYPPDPSSFKYSTLGGNIAENAGGPRCLKYGVTREYVLGLTAVIKEGQTIRTGNPVIKDVAGYDITKLLVGSEGTLGLITSATLKLIPKPKARATALALFNRLEDVGKAVTKIFTSGIFPSALEFMDEDAIRAVEDYKPVGLPRVSALLLIEVDGSPSSVQEDIRDIKNLLEPMGIEVKTAQSKEEEEKLWSARKSLGPALGNLKTGKINEDIVIPRIYLSEAIPEFRKVAKKYDLMMVIFGHIGDGNLHVNLLYDKANREEEERAERAVDEVFEIALKYNGSITGEHGVGLTKKKFLQWQFGPAGYELLKGIKRLFDPKNLFNPGKVIEA, encoded by the coding sequence ATGTTTGGAGTGCTTAGAAAAAAACCTATAGATAAGATTGTGGAAGTTCTTGGAAAGGAAAAGGTAAACACCTCTCTTGTGGAGAGAAAACTCTATTCTTACGATGCAACTCCTATACCTATTGAGAGGGCTCTCCCTTCTGCTGTGGTTTTTCCAGAAAGTCATGAAGATGTGGTAAAGCTGGTAAAGGTTTGCTACGAAGAGGATATACCTATATTTCCAAGGGGTGCTGGCTCTGGTCTAACTGGTGGTGCTGTGCCTACCTCAGAAAGGGGTGTGGTGGTTTCCTTTGAGAGGATGAATAGCTTTGAGGTAAACGTAGACAATGCCACTGCAGAGGTCCAACCCGGGGTAATAACCTCCCAGTTTCAGGAGTATGTGGAGAAACTTGGGCTCTTTTATCCACCAGACCCCTCCTCCTTTAAGTATTCCACCCTTGGAGGCAACATTGCAGAGAACGCAGGCGGTCCAAGATGTCTAAAGTATGGGGTCACTCGTGAGTATGTGCTTGGACTTACCGCAGTCATAAAGGAGGGACAGACCATAAGGACAGGCAACCCTGTTATAAAGGATGTGGCAGGCTACGATATTACAAAGCTCCTTGTAGGCTCAGAAGGGACCTTAGGTCTTATTACCTCCGCAACCCTCAAGCTCATACCAAAGCCAAAGGCAAGGGCAACCGCGCTGGCTCTCTTTAACAGGCTTGAGGATGTGGGCAAGGCGGTCACCAAAATTTTCACCTCAGGCATATTTCCCTCTGCCCTTGAGTTTATGGATGAGGACGCCATAAGGGCTGTGGAGGACTACAAGCCAGTGGGTCTGCCAAGGGTATCCGCCTTGCTCCTTATAGAAGTAGATGGCTCACCCTCAAGCGTCCAAGAAGACATAAGAGATATAAAAAACCTTCTTGAGCCTATGGGAATTGAAGTGAAAACCGCACAAAGCAAAGAAGAGGAAGAAAAACTATGGAGTGCCAGAAAGAGCCTTGGTCCAGCCTTGGGAAATCTCAAAACAGGTAAGATAAACGAAGACATAGTAATACCAAGGATATACCTCTCAGAAGCCATACCAGAGTTCAGAAAAGTAGCAAAGAAGTATGACCTTATGATGGTTATATTCGGTCATATAGGCGATGGGAACTTGCATGTGAACCTTCTCTATGATAAGGCAAACAGGGAAGAGGAAGAAAGAGCAGAAAGGGCTGTGGATGAGGTGTTTGAAATAGCTCTCAAATACAATGGCTCTATAACTGGAGAGCATGGTGTGGGTCTTACAAAGAAAAAGTTTCTCCAGTGGCAGTTTGGACCAGCGGGGTATGAGCTTCTCAAGGGTATAAAGAGGCTTTTTGACCCTAAGAACCTATTTAATCCCGGTAAGGTGATTGAGGCTTAA
- a CDS encoding citryl-CoA lyase, which produces MEKKWRTAITQHVGHETYIRGYRLLDLVGNLSFAQAIYLILKGELPNEKESKMMEAMFVSVIDHGIAPPSVISARAVASGGNSLNVGVAAGVLAFGSAHGGALEDAMKFIQEGVASQRSVEDIVREYLEAKRPIPGYGHRYYKDFDPRTKRLMDIAKELGFYGKHCEFAEAVQEEIGRQKGKRLVLNVDGGIAAVTSEMGFDWRLGKGFFIIGRVPGLVAHVYEELTTEKPFSKRLDEETETEYTGVPPRELPSELKRI; this is translated from the coding sequence ATGGAGAAAAAGTGGAGAACCGCCATAACCCAGCATGTGGGTCATGAGACCTATATAAGGGGCTATAGACTTTTGGACCTTGTGGGAAACTTGAGCTTTGCTCAGGCTATATACCTCATTCTCAAAGGTGAGCTTCCCAACGAGAAAGAATCCAAGATGATGGAAGCCATGTTTGTATCTGTAATAGACCATGGCATAGCACCACCTTCTGTTATATCCGCAAGGGCGGTCGCTTCTGGTGGAAACTCGCTCAATGTGGGTGTTGCGGCAGGTGTGCTTGCCTTTGGCTCTGCTCACGGTGGTGCTCTTGAGGATGCCATGAAGTTTATCCAAGAGGGTGTGGCAAGTCAAAGGAGTGTGGAAGATATAGTAAGAGAGTATCTTGAGGCAAAAAGACCCATACCAGGATATGGACACAGATACTACAAAGACTTTGACCCAAGAACAAAGAGGCTTATGGATATAGCCAAAGAGCTTGGCTTTTATGGCAAGCACTGTGAGTTTGCAGAAGCTGTCCAAGAGGAAATTGGCAGGCAAAAGGGTAAAAGGCTGGTTCTCAATGTGGACGGAGGCATTGCTGCAGTTACCTCGGAGATGGGCTTTGATTGGAGGCTCGGAAAGGGCTTTTTCATAATAGGAAGGGTGCCAGGGCTTGTGGCACACGTTTATGAAGAACTCACCACGGAAAAGCCCTTCTCCAAAAGGCTTGATGAGGAAACGGAGACCGAATATACGGGCGTGCCACCAAGGGAGCTTCCCTCAGAGCTCAAGAGGATATGA
- a CDS encoding tetratricopeptide repeat protein, with protein sequence MMEKGYKGIFSKMGEGLLEKFIEDLKREIEEKPQDPELLFKLGVAYTRAGKVSQAREVYKKLKEIDPQKAGELLDIIYEV encoded by the coding sequence ATGATGGAAAAGGGCTACAAGGGTATTTTTAGCAAGATGGGAGAGGGTCTATTGGAAAAGTTCATAGAGGACCTAAAAAGGGAGATAGAAGAAAAGCCACAAGACCCAGAGCTTCTTTTTAAGCTGGGAGTTGCCTACACAAGAGCTGGAAAGGTTTCACAGGCAAGGGAGGTATACAAAAAGCTAAAGGAAATAGACCCCCAAAAAGCTGGCGAGCTTCTTGACATCATATACGAAGTGTAG
- a CDS encoding SIR2 family NAD-dependent protein deacylase, with amino-acid sequence MKLAVLTGAGISAESGVPTFRGQGGLWKSYRPEDLATPQAFRRNPALVWEWYLWRRSVIAKAEPNAGHIALVELEKKYCEDFLLITQNVDGLHQRAGSKRLVELHGNIWRVKCLSCGAVYYDYSVSYAQLPPACKECGGHIRPDVVWFGEALPEDALELAIGWARSCDVFVVIGTSAVVYPAGELPYLAKEHGAKVIEINPESTPVSPIADVIIREPASSGVKKLLEVL; translated from the coding sequence ATGAAGTTAGCAGTCCTCACTGGTGCTGGCATATCCGCAGAGAGTGGTGTTCCCACCTTTAGGGGGCAAGGTGGTCTTTGGAAAAGCTACAGACCAGAAGATCTTGCCACTCCCCAGGCTTTTAGAAGAAACCCAGCTTTGGTGTGGGAGTGGTATCTTTGGAGAAGGAGCGTAATAGCAAAAGCAGAGCCTAACGCTGGGCACATTGCACTTGTGGAGCTTGAGAAAAAATACTGCGAAGACTTCCTGCTTATTACCCAAAACGTGGATGGGCTTCACCAAAGGGCTGGTTCAAAAAGACTTGTGGAGCTTCATGGGAATATATGGAGGGTCAAATGCCTCTCCTGTGGTGCGGTTTATTATGACTATTCTGTAAGCTACGCACAGCTTCCACCTGCCTGCAAGGAATGTGGTGGGCATATTAGACCAGACGTGGTCTGGTTTGGAGAGGCTCTGCCTGAGGATGCCTTAGAGCTTGCCATAGGGTGGGCAAGGAGTTGCGATGTGTTTGTGGTTATTGGCACTTCCGCAGTGGTGTATCCTGCGGGTGAGCTTCCATACCTTGCAAAGGAGCATGGTGCAAAGGTTATAGAGATAAACCCAGAAAGCACACCTGTCTCTCCCATTGCAGATGTTATAATAAGAGAACCAGCAAGCAGTGGTGTGAAAAAACTACTGGAGGTCTTATGA
- the rpmA gene encoding 50S ribosomal protein L27 yields MASKASGGSTRNGRDSNSKRLGVKRHDGQIVKAGNIIIRQRGTKVYPGVNVGMGSDFTLFALIDGVVKFENRRNKKVVSVLPLETATA; encoded by the coding sequence ATGGCGTCCAAGGCAAGTGGTGGTTCAACGAGGAACGGTAGAGATAGTAATTCCAAAAGGCTTGGTGTAAAAAGGCATGATGGTCAGATAGTCAAGGCAGGAAACATAATAATAAGACAGAGAGGGACAAAGGTTTATCCCGGCGTAAATGTGGGAATGGGTTCGGACTTTACCCTCTTTGCTTTGATAGATGGTGTGGTGAAGTTTGAAAATAGGAGAAATAAGAAGGTAGTAAGTGTCCTGCCCCTTGAGACCGCTACAGCCTGA
- the cfiA gene encoding 2-oxoglutarate carboxylase large subunit, producing the protein MQAVEIMEEIQAQLKEMERSGFRKKILITDLTPRDGQQCKLATRVRTDDLLPLCEKLDKVGFYAVEVWGGATYDVCLRYLKEDPWERLRRIKEVMPNTKLQMLFRGQNIVGYRPKSDKLVYKFVERSIANGITVFRVFDALNDNRNIQTAVKAIKELGGEAHAEISYTRSPVHTIEKWVEYALEIAEMGADWLSFKDATGIIMPLETYTIIKRIKEATGGRLPVLLHNHDMSGTAIVNHMMAILAGVDMVDTVLSPLAFGSSHPATESVVAMLEGTPFDTGLDLKKIEECAEITKHIRKKYKKYETEYAGVNAKVLIHKIPGGMISNMVAQLIEANAIDKIEEALEEVPNVERDLGYPPLLTPSSQIVGVQAVLNVISGERYKVITKEVRDYVEGKYGKPPGPISKELAEKILGSGKEPDFSIRAADLADPTDWDKAYEETSTLLGREPTDEEVLLYALFPMQAKDYFTAREKGELTAEPIEELAEATEVKPGTVPGAAPVEFEVIYHGEKFKVKVEGVSAHAEPGKPRKYYVRVDGKLEEVQLTPQLEAVPSGGVPQAVVQAEGKGIPKASQPGDATAPMPGRVVRILVEEGQPVNEGQTVAIVEAMKMENEIHAPITGVVKKIFAKPGDNVTPDDALLRIEPVKPEGDTYG; encoded by the coding sequence GGAGAGGTCTGGCTTTAGGAAAAAGATACTTATCACAGACCTCACGCCAAGGGATGGTCAGCAGTGCAAACTTGCCACCCGTGTAAGAACCGATGACCTTCTACCTCTGTGTGAGAAGTTAGACAAGGTAGGTTTTTATGCGGTGGAGGTCTGGGGTGGTGCCACTTATGACGTGTGCCTTAGATATCTCAAAGAAGACCCATGGGAGAGGCTAAGACGCATAAAGGAGGTTATGCCCAACACCAAACTTCAGATGCTCTTTAGGGGTCAGAACATTGTAGGATACAGACCCAAGTCTGACAAGCTGGTTTACAAGTTTGTAGAAAGGTCTATAGCTAACGGCATAACTGTTTTTAGGGTCTTTGATGCTCTTAATGACAACAGGAACATCCAAACTGCAGTAAAGGCTATAAAGGAGCTTGGTGGAGAAGCCCATGCGGAGATAAGCTACACAAGGAGCCCCGTGCATACCATAGAGAAATGGGTAGAGTATGCCCTTGAGATAGCGGAGATGGGTGCGGACTGGCTGTCCTTCAAAGATGCCACTGGTATTATTATGCCCCTTGAAACCTACACCATAATAAAGAGGATAAAGGAAGCCACAGGTGGAAGACTGCCGGTTTTACTTCATAACCACGACATGAGTGGAACTGCTATAGTGAACCACATGATGGCAATACTTGCGGGTGTGGATATGGTTGACACTGTTCTATCTCCACTTGCCTTTGGCTCATCACACCCAGCAACGGAGTCCGTGGTGGCAATGCTTGAAGGCACACCCTTTGACACAGGTCTTGACCTAAAGAAAATAGAAGAGTGTGCGGAGATTACTAAACATATACGCAAGAAATATAAGAAATACGAGACTGAATACGCAGGAGTTAACGCCAAAGTGCTTATACACAAAATACCGGGTGGTATGATTTCCAATATGGTGGCACAGCTCATAGAGGCAAACGCTATAGACAAGATAGAAGAAGCCCTTGAGGAAGTTCCAAATGTAGAGAGAGACCTTGGATATCCACCACTTCTCACACCCTCCTCTCAAATAGTAGGCGTGCAGGCAGTCCTTAATGTTATATCTGGTGAGAGATATAAGGTGATAACCAAGGAGGTAAGAGACTACGTTGAAGGAAAATACGGAAAACCACCAGGTCCTATTTCAAAGGAGCTTGCGGAAAAAATTCTCGGATCTGGCAAAGAACCAGACTTTTCAATAAGAGCTGCAGACCTTGCAGACCCCACAGACTGGGACAAGGCATACGAGGAGACAAGCACACTGCTCGGAAGAGAGCCTACAGACGAGGAAGTGCTTTTGTATGCTCTGTTCCCGATGCAAGCCAAGGACTACTTTACCGCAAGGGAAAAGGGAGAGCTAACCGCAGAGCCGATAGAGGAGTTGGCAGAAGCTACAGAGGTAAAACCCGGCACGGTGCCCGGTGCTGCACCTGTGGAGTTTGAGGTTATATATCACGGGGAAAAATTCAAGGTGAAGGTGGAAGGTGTGAGTGCCCATGCGGAGCCCGGTAAGCCGAGAAAATATTATGTAAGGGTAGATGGAAAGCTGGAAGAGGTGCAATTAACACCTCAACTTGAAGCTGTGCCTTCTGGTGGTGTTCCTCAAGCGGTGGTTCAGGCGGAAGGAAAAGGTATACCAAAGGCAAGCCAGCCAGGAGATGCAACAGCACCTATGCCCGGAAGGGTTGTGAGGATTTTGGTAGAGGAAGGTCAACCTGTTAATGAAGGTCAAACGGTAGCTATAGTGGAAGCCATGAAGATGGAAAATGAGATACACGCACCCATTACTGGCGTTGTAAAGAAGATATTCGCAAAACCGGGTGATAATGTGACTCCTGACGATGCACTTTTGAGGATAGAACCCGTTAAGCCAGAGGGCGATACTTACGGATGA
- the rplU gene encoding 50S ribosomal protein L21, producing the protein MYAIIEAGGKQYKVEKGAKLKVEKLPSNVGAVLEFSPVLLRREDGSIEFGKGKVLAEVLSHGKHKKVIVFKFRAKKNYKRWRGHRQPYTEILIKDIQEV; encoded by the coding sequence ATGTATGCAATTATAGAAGCTGGTGGAAAGCAGTATAAGGTTGAAAAAGGAGCTAAGTTAAAGGTAGAAAAACTGCCCAGTAATGTTGGTGCGGTTCTTGAATTTTCCCCTGTGCTTTTGAGAAGAGAGGATGGTTCTATAGAGTTTGGCAAGGGTAAAGTCCTTGCTGAGGTCTTATCTCACGGGAAACACAAGAAGGTTATAGTGTTTAAGTTTAGAGCAAAGAAAAACTATAAGCGTTGGAGAGGACACAGACAACCCTACACAGAAATATTGATAAAGGATATACAGGAGGTATAA
- a CDS encoding diguanylate cyclase: protein MLFLVVNALYYYTAVKPLIEYARIKDNVEHLNQVLDSVGELQIERGLSLITPSENSKLQEQREKVNLNLLKNLIGQEAVESLLHFREKVDNKKVNRLEIYLFYTNIIAKILEDIRVYYWYYPQNVELYRHMLVKVTLLYIIEYAGRERALSVFCASESLENRARACPKEIYEEYIEVIKFQEVYTKGLLKFLDTETSRKAKREIYQLSDEHEKIRHIISSGLPLKNYEPMKVYDIITGRVGRIKDFYRYYDHIFQNYLDEYREEAVLNLVKITLMGFPPFLFFLWLVFQFSRHYRTILDLSIRDTLTGLYNSRFFWEIFRIEVEKAKRYNRSLALLILDLDNFKPINDLHGHTIGDMVLKELAKIIRRRIRSSDFAARYGGDEFVIVLLEVKEEEALKFANTLKTMIENTRIKTSKGHVSPKVSIGIALYPDHGKDHLEVFSCADTVLLNIKKHKKGSVEVFKPQSPYRD, encoded by the coding sequence ATGCTTTTTCTGGTAGTTAACGCCCTTTATTACTACACTGCAGTGAAGCCTCTAATTGAATATGCAAGAATTAAAGACAATGTGGAACATTTAAATCAAGTGCTTGATTCTGTAGGAGAATTACAAATAGAGAGAGGGCTTTCTCTTATTACCCCAAGTGAAAATAGCAAACTACAAGAACAAAGAGAAAAAGTTAATCTTAATCTTTTGAAAAACCTAATAGGGCAAGAAGCAGTTGAAAGCCTGTTACATTTTAGAGAAAAAGTTGATAACAAAAAAGTAAACAGGCTGGAAATATACTTATTCTATACTAATATAATAGCTAAAATCCTTGAAGATATACGCGTATACTATTGGTATTACCCTCAAAATGTGGAACTGTACAGACACATGCTTGTAAAAGTTACTCTCCTATATATCATAGAGTATGCAGGTAGGGAAAGAGCACTTTCAGTGTTTTGCGCATCAGAATCCTTAGAGAATCGTGCAAGGGCATGTCCTAAGGAAATATATGAAGAATATATTGAAGTAATTAAATTTCAAGAAGTTTATACTAAAGGACTTTTGAAGTTTTTGGACACAGAGACAAGTCGTAAAGCAAAGCGGGAAATTTACCAATTAAGTGACGAACATGAAAAGATAAGACATATTATTAGTTCTGGCTTGCCCCTTAAAAACTACGAACCTATGAAGGTCTACGATATTATAACAGGAAGAGTTGGAAGGATAAAAGATTTTTACAGATATTATGATCATATTTTTCAGAATTATTTGGATGAATACAGGGAAGAAGCTGTCCTTAATCTTGTAAAAATAACTCTGATGGGTTTTCCCCCCTTTTTATTTTTCTTATGGCTCGTTTTTCAGTTCAGCAGACATTACAGGACTATTCTTGACTTGAGTATTAGAGATACTCTCACGGGGCTTTATAACAGCAGATTTTTCTGGGAAATTTTTAGAATAGAGGTGGAAAAGGCAAAAAGATACAACCGTAGTCTTGCTCTTCTAATCCTTGACCTTGATAACTTCAAGCCCATAAACGATTTGCACGGACACACTATAGGAGATATGGTTTTAAAAGAGTTAGCTAAAATTATAAGAAGGAGAATAAGGAGCTCCGATTTTGCAGCTCGCTACGGTGGTGATGAGTTTGTTATAGTACTTTTAGAAGTTAAAGAAGAGGAAGCTCTAAAATTTGCGAACACTCTAAAAACCATGATAGAAAACACAAGGATTAAGACCAGTAAAGGACATGTAAGCCCAAAGGTTTCCATAGGAATAGCTCTATATCCAGACCATGGCAAAGACCATCTTGAAGTTTTTTCCTGTGCGGACACAGTTCTTTTAAACATAAAAAAGCACAAAAAGGGCAGTGTTGAAGTTTTTAAGCCTCAATCACCTTACCGGGATTAA
- the thyX gene encoding FAD-dependent thymidylate synthase — translation MKVYIMGSDQRIVRCARVSFAKDEEVDKERDTRLIRYLFQHKHASPFEHVIIAFEADKGLWLEILKNLPSPAVQVYYSKGYIWLNLRNYINAMELFPSEVKKALEEKLPATTAIIFGQEPQAYSTDHAYVKDKIETSSGWLGLVDSLELGTDMDYYTFVVECPLFVARQWHRHRFGSYNEVSRRYVSYEPDFYTPGYLRKQAKSNKQASIEEPVEEPWNSLFLKKINWYVQDLQDLYKAMTEKEVAKELARGILPQFMKTRFYWTVPRVALDNFITLRTHEGAQKEIREFAEAIKDLVGYRETDKKLRL, via the coding sequence ATGAAAGTCTACATAATGGGTTCTGACCAAAGAATAGTCCGCTGTGCTCGTGTATCCTTTGCAAAGGACGAAGAGGTTGACAAAGAAAGGGACACAAGGCTTATAAGATATCTCTTCCAGCACAAGCATGCCTCACCCTTTGAGCATGTAATAATAGCCTTTGAAGCTGATAAAGGGCTTTGGCTTGAAATCCTTAAAAACCTACCAAGCCCTGCAGTGCAAGTTTACTATTCTAAAGGATACATATGGCTCAACCTAAGGAACTACATAAACGCCATGGAGCTATTCCCATCAGAGGTAAAAAAAGCTTTAGAGGAAAAACTGCCTGCTACCACTGCTATAATATTCGGTCAAGAGCCACAAGCCTACTCTACAGACCACGCCTACGTGAAAGATAAAATAGAGACTTCCTCTGGCTGGCTTGGTTTGGTTGATAGTCTTGAGCTCGGGACAGATATGGACTACTATACCTTTGTAGTGGAATGCCCGCTCTTTGTAGCCCGCCAGTGGCATAGGCATAGGTTTGGCTCATATAACGAAGTTAGCAGAAGATATGTGAGCTACGAGCCAGACTTTTACACTCCTGGCTATCTTAGAAAGCAGGCAAAGAGCAACAAGCAGGCGTCAATTGAAGAACCAGTAGAAGAACCCTGGAACTCACTATTTCTGAAAAAGATAAACTGGTATGTGCAAGACCTACAAGACCTATACAAGGCTATGACGGAAAAGGAAGTCGCCAAAGAACTGGCAAGGGGTATTCTGCCTCAGTTTATGAAGACAAGGTTTTATTGGACGGTGCCACGAGTGGCTCTGGATAACTTCATAACCTTAAGAACCCATGAAGGAGCTCAAAAAGAAATAAGAGAATTCGCAGAAGCCATAAAAGACTTAGTAGGCTACAGAGAGACAGACAAAAAGCTCAGGCTGTAG